In Candidatus Polarisedimenticolaceae bacterium, a genomic segment contains:
- a CDS encoding DUF4910 domain-containing protein, translated as MRASCLAAAALLAISARAVERAHLVPQSQFDAIASEYSGEAAQENTRQIVQYHRIQGSPMMEAVASDVVLPKLKALGLEASIEQFDSDGATRYQTWISPMGWDMRGGELWVESVAGDDTFVPYRLCRYSDVPMCVSTYSKGGSFQGELVDVGAGTSDRDYEGKTVAGKVVLATGYAAEVVRQAVIKRGAAGAVVYPDALDRPDHPDMVRYNGLWTRAGEIGKTSGSFQISATQVARLHELMAHGAVRVRGTIDATLGRGKLTLVHAYVRGTDAREVLITAHLDHPKWSANDNASGSGAMIEVARTVQALVAAKKLTLSSTLHFMWVPEFYGTMAYVTKHPEAKAPHIVANLNMDMVGEDTVKTNSRFYFTRTPDSVPSFLNALLEDVLDQTKGAALVAPTGSRHTWPAEEAPYMQGSDHDVFLALGVPSTMLGHDPDWTHHTSEDTIDKTDATEFKRVGVFAAAAAAFLASAGDDAWKRLGTLAVAEQVADFTRRAGRASAFGDGACVPRYRAALGALTSTSGPVPIVPGTGHGAHPLAIQPFEGSAFEPLAGADLAWWKDQEKRFGAGGPGRDLVVYEAVNFMNGRRTSAEIAESLSCEFDTTVDAAWVDRLIAVLGKLKLVAS; from the coding sequence ATGCGCGCCTCGTGCCTCGCCGCCGCCGCTCTCCTGGCGATCTCCGCTCGCGCCGTCGAGCGGGCCCACCTCGTTCCGCAGTCCCAGTTCGACGCGATCGCGAGCGAGTACTCGGGCGAAGCCGCGCAGGAGAACACGCGGCAGATCGTCCAGTACCACCGCATCCAGGGGAGCCCGATGATGGAGGCGGTCGCGAGCGACGTCGTCCTCCCGAAGCTCAAGGCGCTCGGCCTCGAGGCGTCGATCGAGCAATTCGACTCCGACGGCGCCACGCGTTACCAGACGTGGATCTCACCGATGGGATGGGACATGCGCGGGGGTGAGCTGTGGGTCGAGTCGGTCGCGGGCGACGACACGTTCGTCCCCTACCGTCTCTGCCGCTACTCCGACGTCCCGATGTGCGTCTCGACCTACTCGAAGGGCGGCTCGTTTCAGGGCGAGCTCGTCGACGTCGGCGCGGGGACCTCCGACAGGGACTACGAGGGCAAGACCGTGGCGGGGAAGGTCGTGCTCGCGACCGGCTACGCCGCCGAGGTCGTTCGCCAAGCGGTGATCAAGCGGGGCGCGGCCGGCGCCGTCGTCTATCCCGACGCCCTCGACCGCCCCGACCATCCCGACATGGTCCGCTACAACGGCCTCTGGACGCGCGCCGGCGAGATCGGCAAGACGAGCGGCTCGTTCCAGATCTCGGCGACCCAGGTCGCCCGGCTCCATGAGCTGATGGCGCACGGCGCGGTGCGCGTCCGAGGGACGATCGATGCGACGCTCGGCCGCGGAAAGCTGACGCTCGTCCATGCGTACGTCCGGGGCACGGACGCGCGCGAGGTGCTGATCACGGCGCACCTCGACCACCCGAAGTGGAGCGCGAACGACAACGCGAGCGGCTCGGGGGCGATGATCGAGGTCGCGCGCACCGTGCAGGCGCTCGTCGCGGCGAAGAAGCTCACGCTCAGCTCGACCCTTCATTTCATGTGGGTGCCGGAGTTCTACGGGACGATGGCGTACGTCACGAAGCATCCCGAGGCGAAGGCACCGCACATCGTCGCGAACCTCAACATGGACATGGTCGGCGAGGACACGGTCAAGACGAATTCACGCTTCTACTTCACACGCACGCCGGACTCGGTGCCGTCGTTCCTGAATGCGCTCCTCGAGGACGTGCTCGACCAGACGAAGGGCGCGGCGCTCGTCGCCCCGACCGGCTCGCGGCACACCTGGCCCGCCGAGGAAGCGCCGTACATGCAGGGAAGCGATCACGACGTCTTCCTCGCGCTCGGTGTCCCCTCGACGATGCTCGGCCACGATCCCGACTGGACCCATCACACGAGCGAGGACACGATCGACAAGACCGACGCGACGGAGTTCAAGCGGGTCGGCGTCTTCGCCGCCGCCGCGGCCGCGTTTCTCGCGAGCGCCGGCGACGACGCCTGGAAACGTCTCGGCACGCTCGCCGTCGCCGAGCAAGTCGCCGACTTCACGCGGCGGGCGGGACGGGCGAGCGCGTTCGGCGACGGCGCATGCGTGCCTCGTTACCGTGCCGCGCTCGGCGCGCTCACGAGTACGTCGGGACCAGTTCCGATCGTCCCTGGTACGGGCCATGGCGCGCACCCGCTCGCGATCCAGCCGTTCGAGGGATCCGCGTTCGAGCCGCTCGCCGGCGCGGATCTCGCGTGGTGGAAGGACCAGGAGAAGCGCTTCGGCGCGGGCGGGCCCGGGCGCGATCTCGTCGTCTACGAAGCGGTCAACTTCATGAACGGCCGGCGCACGAGCGCCGAGATCGCCGAGTCGCTCTCCTGCGAGTTCGACACCACGGTCGACGCCGCGTGGGTCGACCGGCTGATTGCGGTCCTCGGCAAGCTCAAACTGGTCGCGTCCTAG
- a CDS encoding phospholipase D-like domain-containing protein, whose product MPRVAAPLALIAALAASDCSLLHQRQQHTYALDAPLTVEDSAFLRSLDNFGSVMVKGNSAELLENGDGIFGAMFGDIREAKSTINLEIYIYRDDEAGRQVADALIEASRRGVEVRLMPDAEGSKLDTLRGELEKAGVIVKDYRPAKSYNYLGRRTHRKLLIVDGKIGYTGGFCIDKRWLGDGRAKDEWHDTAVRVTGPVVAQMQAIFGEDWTYTTGEILAGERFFPALPPTGEILAQAMKASKGDASSLPKMLYFMAIEAATTSIHIQNPYFLPDAQIRKALVAAAKRGVDVRVMVPGPDIDVPPVRTASRSEFGELLLGGVRIYEYQPTMIHSKVLVVDGLFTSIGSINFDARSMSKNAEECVSFYDRAFATTVETMFERDAHDCKEITYEAWHHRGVEKRMTELLSRLFKPLY is encoded by the coding sequence ATGCCTCGCGTGGCCGCGCCCCTCGCCCTCATCGCCGCGCTCGCGGCGAGCGACTGCTCGCTCCTCCATCAGAGACAGCAACACACGTACGCGCTCGACGCGCCGCTGACGGTCGAAGACTCCGCGTTCCTGCGCTCGCTCGACAACTTCGGCAGCGTCATGGTCAAGGGGAACTCGGCGGAGCTGCTCGAGAACGGCGACGGGATCTTCGGCGCGATGTTTGGCGACATCCGCGAGGCGAAGTCGACGATCAACCTCGAGATCTACATCTACCGCGACGACGAGGCCGGCCGCCAGGTCGCCGACGCGCTCATCGAAGCGAGCCGCCGCGGCGTCGAGGTCCGCCTCATGCCCGACGCGGAGGGAAGCAAGCTCGACACCCTGCGCGGAGAGCTCGAGAAAGCCGGCGTGATCGTCAAGGACTACCGTCCGGCGAAGAGCTACAACTACCTCGGCCGCCGCACGCACCGGAAGCTGCTCATCGTCGACGGCAAGATCGGCTACACCGGCGGCTTCTGCATCGACAAGCGCTGGCTCGGCGACGGCCGGGCGAAGGACGAGTGGCACGACACCGCCGTCCGCGTCACCGGCCCCGTCGTCGCGCAGATGCAGGCGATCTTCGGCGAGGACTGGACCTACACGACCGGCGAGATCCTCGCGGGCGAGAGGTTCTTCCCGGCCTTGCCGCCGACGGGCGAGATCCTCGCACAGGCGATGAAGGCGTCGAAGGGCGACGCGTCGTCGCTCCCGAAGATGCTCTACTTCATGGCGATCGAGGCCGCGACGACGAGCATCCACATCCAGAACCCCTACTTCCTCCCCGACGCGCAGATCCGGAAGGCGCTCGTCGCAGCGGCGAAGCGCGGCGTCGACGTGCGCGTCATGGTGCCGGGCCCCGACATCGACGTCCCGCCGGTGAGAACCGCCTCGCGCAGCGAGTTCGGCGAGCTGCTCCTGGGCGGCGTCCGGATCTACGAGTACCAGCCGACGATGATCCATTCGAAGGTGCTCGTCGTCGACGGCCTGTTCACCTCGATCGGCTCGATCAACTTCGACGCGCGCTCGATGTCGAAGAACGCCGAGGAGTGCGTCTCGTTCTACGACCGCGCGTTCGCGACGACGGTCGAGACGATGTTCGAGCGCGACGCCCACGACTGCAAGGAGATCACCTACGAGGCCTGGCACCATCGGGGCGTCGAGAAGAGGATGACCGAGCTCCTGTCGCGCCTGTTCAAGCCGCTCTATTGA
- a CDS encoding bifunctional serine/threonine-protein kinase/formylglycine-generating enzyme family protein, which yields MDRGDSREAIERILREAAALDPADQIAYLEDACRDDPALLDELTSRLRAGGFVPRRIGPYRVLSVLGEGGMGTVYLAEEQHPMRRRVALKIVRSDLHAGEMLARFERERQALALMEHSGIARVYGTGTTRRGRPYFVMEYVDGIPITRFCDERTLGLPRRLELFIKVCLAVHHAHQKGIIHRDLKPTNVLVADEDGGSPKVIDFGVARAVEAGAAPERTSEAVIVGTLEHMSPEQATPGSKDVDTRSDVYALGVLLYELLSGRRPFELRSREVGALADLQRRIVEEPTRPPSAAVDAGAAAARGTSRRALARAIAGDLDWIALKALEKDPRHRYASASELAADVQRYLFSEPVLAGPPSLAYRARRFVVRRRGLVAAAAIVGLVAILGAAVWVREHEVAEERLADYRNLADRLLLDDFKKRADTLWPTWPENIPRMEVWIDGASRLAVRTEFHARRLQEMRRRARVETVAPPAGGRLDDLVAVRDALRKELAAMSPSGEADFVAMKLKQAEDQIAALRADAARAQRYVFDLPEDQKLHDQLAALVLDLRTLGDPDRGLIADMRRRIAQIHALERATLDDATAEWAAAAAAIAASPRYAGLAVTPQIGLVPLGADPISGLYEFLHWRSGERPVRRADGRYVIAPETGMVLVLIPGGSFTMGTDRGSDPLAWRAEGPPHRVTLAPFFLSKYEMTRGQWRRVAASDPSLFTPPRAPTETERALHDVQPVDQVYWQQSHDVLARIGLELPTEAQWEYAARGGTTTRWYTGDDPRSLAGHANLHDLAALRAERGTAYARYESWLDDGFAALAPVGSLLPNPFGLHDVAGNVGEWCRDWFQVYDCPVRPETGERIPVDDGPMRRVMRGGGRGSLATMARVTAREHIDPSIAEVGAGLRPSRRLVPPEGE from the coding sequence ATGGATCGAGGGGATAGCCGCGAGGCGATCGAGCGCATCCTGCGCGAGGCGGCGGCCCTCGACCCGGCCGATCAAATCGCCTACCTCGAGGACGCGTGCCGCGACGATCCCGCGTTGCTCGACGAGCTGACGTCACGTCTGCGCGCCGGCGGCTTTGTCCCCAGGCGCATCGGCCCCTACCGTGTGCTCTCGGTCCTCGGGGAAGGTGGGATGGGAACGGTCTACCTCGCCGAGGAGCAGCACCCGATGCGGCGGCGCGTGGCGCTCAAGATCGTGCGCAGCGACCTGCACGCCGGGGAGATGCTCGCGCGATTCGAGCGCGAGCGTCAGGCGCTCGCTCTCATGGAGCACTCCGGGATCGCCCGGGTCTACGGCACGGGGACGACGAGGCGCGGCCGCCCGTACTTCGTCATGGAGTACGTCGACGGTATCCCGATCACGCGCTTCTGCGACGAGCGGACGCTCGGCCTGCCGCGGCGCCTCGAGCTGTTCATCAAGGTCTGCCTCGCGGTCCATCACGCCCATCAGAAGGGGATCATCCACCGCGACCTGAAGCCGACGAACGTGCTCGTCGCCGACGAGGACGGCGGCTCGCCGAAGGTGATCGACTTCGGCGTGGCGCGCGCGGTCGAAGCGGGCGCCGCGCCGGAGCGTACGTCGGAGGCGGTCATCGTCGGGACGCTCGAGCACATGAGCCCGGAGCAGGCCACGCCGGGGTCGAAGGACGTCGATACCCGCTCCGACGTCTACGCGCTCGGCGTCCTCCTCTACGAGCTTCTCTCGGGGCGGCGTCCGTTCGAGCTGCGGAGCCGCGAGGTCGGTGCGCTCGCGGACTTGCAGCGGAGGATCGTGGAAGAGCCGACGCGTCCACCGAGCGCGGCGGTCGATGCCGGAGCGGCGGCGGCGCGCGGAACCTCCCGTCGCGCGCTCGCCCGCGCGATCGCCGGCGACCTCGACTGGATCGCGCTCAAGGCGCTGGAGAAGGACCCGAGGCACCGCTATGCGTCGGCTTCCGAGCTCGCTGCCGACGTCCAGCGGTACCTCTTCTCCGAGCCGGTCCTCGCCGGGCCGCCTTCGCTCGCCTACCGCGCGCGGCGCTTCGTCGTGCGCCGTCGAGGTCTCGTCGCCGCCGCGGCGATCGTCGGCCTCGTCGCAATCCTCGGGGCTGCGGTCTGGGTGCGCGAGCACGAGGTCGCCGAGGAGCGGCTCGCCGACTACCGGAATCTCGCCGACCGGCTCCTCCTGGACGACTTCAAGAAGCGCGCGGACACGCTGTGGCCCACATGGCCCGAGAACATCCCGAGGATGGAGGTTTGGATCGACGGCGCGTCGAGGCTCGCCGTGCGGACGGAGTTCCATGCAAGGCGCCTGCAGGAGATGCGGCGGCGCGCACGGGTCGAGACCGTCGCTCCGCCGGCGGGCGGTCGCCTCGACGACCTCGTCGCGGTGCGTGACGCGCTTCGAAAGGAGCTGGCCGCGATGAGTCCGTCCGGTGAGGCCGACTTCGTCGCGATGAAGCTGAAGCAAGCGGAGGACCAGATCGCCGCGCTGCGGGCGGATGCGGCGCGGGCGCAACGTTACGTCTTCGACTTGCCGGAAGACCAGAAGCTCCACGATCAGCTGGCCGCCCTCGTCCTGGACCTTCGCACGCTCGGCGATCCCGACCGTGGGCTCATCGCCGACATGCGGCGTCGCATCGCGCAGATCCACGCGCTCGAGCGTGCGACCCTTGATGACGCCACAGCCGAGTGGGCCGCGGCGGCGGCGGCGATCGCGGCGTCGCCGCGTTACGCTGGGCTCGCGGTCACACCCCAGATCGGCCTCGTGCCTCTCGGCGCCGACCCGATCTCGGGCCTTTACGAGTTCCTGCACTGGCGCAGCGGCGAGCGCCCCGTTCGCCGGGCGGACGGACGGTACGTCATCGCCCCCGAGACCGGCATGGTGCTGGTGCTCATCCCCGGCGGAAGCTTCACGATGGGAACCGATCGCGGCAGCGACCCACTCGCCTGGAGGGCCGAGGGGCCGCCTCATCGCGTGACGCTCGCTCCGTTTTTCCTGTCCAAGTACGAGATGACGCGCGGTCAGTGGCGCCGCGTCGCGGCTTCGGATCCCTCGCTGTTCACTCCCCCACGCGCGCCGACGGAGACCGAGCGGGCCCTTCATGACGTCCAGCCGGTCGACCAGGTCTACTGGCAGCAGAGCCACGATGTGCTCGCCAGGATCGGTCTCGAGCTGCCCACGGAGGCCCAGTGGGAGTACGCGGCGCGCGGCGGCACGACGACCCGTTGGTACACCGGCGACGATCCGCGATCGCTCGCCGGGCATGCGAATCTGCACGACCTCGCCGCATTGCGGGCGGAGAGAGGGACAGCCTACGCCCGGTACGAGTCATGGCTGGACGACGGGTTCGCCGCGCTCGCTCCCGTGGGGAGCTTGCTGCCCAATCCGTTCGGTCTCCACGACGTGGCGGGGAACGTCGGCGAATGGTGTCGCGACTGGTTCCAGGTCTACGACTGCCCGGTGAGGCCGGAGACCGGTGAGCGCATCCCCGTCGACGACGGTCCGATGCGCCGGGTCATGCGAGGCGGCGGCCGCGGCTCGCTCGCGACGATGGCGCGGGTGACCGCGCGCGAGCACATCGACCCTTCCATCGCGGAGGTGGGAGCGGGGCTGAGGCCGTCTCGACGCCTCGTACCTCCCGAAGGCGAGTAG